In Trueperella pecoris, the DNA window GCGCGAAAGACGCCCATCAGAGGTGCGAAGAAAGCTCTGAAAGTGCGCCAACAAATAACCCGCACCCACATCAGGAACAATCACCTTGTCACTGTTATTTGTCAGTGTCGCCTCAACCACAAGATGCGGCGACACACGGCCTTCACCCGCGGGAGAAAATCCGCCCATCACTCGGCGAATTTTCTCAGTGGGGATACTTTGCGATTCTTGGTCATACACGTACGCGTTATGGATATCGAGCTCGAAATAGGCCAGGGGGTTTTCTTCCTCCACGGGGATGATGAAAGTGGTACCGTCCAAACTCGGGGCGCGCATACCGGCAGCCATATCCATCGGCAAAGAAGACGCCGGGGTTACCGGGTCTAACGGCTCATCGGCATGAACTGCTGGTCCTGTCAACGCGGCGACTGTGACCAGCACGCCTCCGATTACCAAGGCACACGCAACAATGACAGCCACCACCATCTGCAATAAGCTTCCTTTGCGACGACGCAGCGGCTGAGCGTCGGCAAGCTCGTCAGGAATGGCACGCGTGGGTTTGGGCGTGTTCAACCAATCCATCTTGACCTCCTAAAGAATCACCCAGCAGTACAGCCACACAAAGATCACCGACAGCACGAGGAACCCCCACCACTCGAGCGCCGCCTGCAACGGCTGCCGCTCCAACGTTCCACGGCGCATTGGCAATGCCGGCGCCCTGTTGGACAACTGGCGCGGGTGCCGAACCAGTCGCTCGCGCAGCTCCTCCTGCTCGGGAGTCACCTCGCCAATGTTCGCCAGTTCGCCCATCCCCTTTTCCACCTGCTGGAGGGCCAACAAGGTCCCCACCTCAGGCTCGGGTACCTCGTGACCCGGCACAGTTTCCCGGAGCAAAATCACGGAACGGAACGCCTCCGAGCCGTCCACCGGCTGCACAACCACCGGCACCAACAGGCCCTTGTTCGACCCGCTCTTGATGTACCTCCGGTAAGGGCTCTCGGAGGTCGCCAGCGTGCGCGCGACGACGGGGATGGGATCGCCCGCCGACGGCGTCGGGATACGCCACACCACCACGAAGGCGAGCAGCAGCACGGCGGAAGGGATCATGGCCAGCAGCATCTGGGCAAGCGTGATGTACCCCAGGAACCAGATGAGGGCCGCCAACGTCCCAAAGAAACTCCCGATCGTGGCGGCCGTGACGATGCGGCGGGCGCGGTCAATGGGGCGATTCGCCGGGACCGCGCCGGCTTGGCCGATGTGGGCAACAAGTTCAGTACGAGACGTCATAGTCCCTCTATCTTAATCCGAGCCCGCCGACGATCTCACACACAACGGGCGGGGCATCGCGCATCACGAACGAGATACGTGCCGAGCCATCAGGCAGCGAACGGGCGGCGTAGCCCACCACCACATAAGATCGTCATATGGATCTCGCTGCCGCGCGGCGCCTCGCCCGCACGCTCATGGACGGCCATGGACTCACGACCTGGCACCTATCTATCGACCGCGCCAAGCGACGGGCCGGATACGCCAATCACAGCCGGAAGACGATCTCACTTTCTCGCCCTCTCATCGAACTTTATTCTCCCGAGCAGGTTCGCCTTCTGGTGTTGCACGAGGTCGCTCACGCAATCGTTGGCCCTACCCACGGGCATGACGAGATCTGGCGAGAGGCGTGTGTTCGGATCGGAGGAGACGGCCGCACGAGCGTGAATCCCCGCTGGCCAAACGTGGACGCCCTCTGGGTGGGCGTCTGCCCCAACGGCCACCGCCTCAACCGGCATCGGCTTGTTCGGCGGGCCTCGACCTGCCGGCGCTGCTCGCCAACCTACGACGAACGCTACCTGATGACATGGACGAACCAGCGCACGGGTGAGGTCTTCCGGTAGGTCGCGCTCGCGGACGTGGCCGGCGGCCCCGCGGGCACCTCCTCCGCCAAATCCTGTGAGTATTTGGTTTTTCGTGAACACACTTGCCGATTTTGGCCAAAAACTCACAGCATTTGGCGGGGCCCGAGCCAAACCTGACCCGCCGCCAGCAGTTTTGCCGGCACGCCGGGTAGTCTAGCCCTAAGAATAGGAGGTGACCCGTGTCTGAAGAGCCTGAGAACGCGCGCCCGGCACAGCAGCCAGCCCGCGAGCCGCGCCAACCCGCGCAAGCACCTCGCTTACCCGCGCAGCCACCGCGCCCACCAGCCCGTGCGCACCGCGTGGCGCCGGCCGGCCAGTCGCCTCGCCGCGGGAAGCGCTCGGCCCGCAGGCGGCGCGAGGCGGCGACCGCCTTCACCATGCTTATCCCGTCCCTCATCGGGGTGGGGTTCTTCCTCATGGTGCCGGTTGTGGTCGTGGTGGTGATCTCGTTCCTGAAGTGGAATCTTATTTCCGACCCAACCTTCGTCGGCCTTGCCAACTACGAGACGATGTTTTCCTCTCCGGGATTTTGGAATTCCGTACGGGCCACCCTCATTTTCTCTCTCATCGCTATTCCTGGCGCTATTGCGCTGGGGTTACTGATCGCGGTGGGCCTTAATCGCAAGCTTCCGGGCTCGGGCGTCCTGCAGATCATGTACGTGATCCCGTGGGTGGCTGCTCCGCTCGCGCTGGGAATCGTGTGGAGCTGGCTCCTCGCGCCGTCGGGCCTGATCAATGAGGTGCTTGGCACCCGAGTGGCATGGCTCGCGGACGAGCGCACGGCGCTTCCGGTGGTCGCCTTTGTGTATGTGTGGCAGAACATCGGCTATATTTCGCTGTTCTTCCTTGCCGCCCTTCAGTCGATCCCGCGTGACATTTATGAGGCGGCCGCGCTCGACGGGGCGGGCTCGGTTCGCACGTTGTGGTCGATTACGTTGCCGCTCATTCGCCCGACCACGTTCTTCGTCATGGTCACCTCGTTCATTTCGTCATTCCAGGTGTTTGACCTGGTCTACGGCCTCACGGACGGCAACCCTGGCTATCCCGGCGGCACCACGGACGTCATCGCGGCCCGCATCTACACCGCGGCTTTCGCTTCGCCTCGGATCGGCGAGGCGGCGGCGATGGCTGTTTTCCTTACGATTCTTATCGTTCTTGTGACGATGGTTCAGCAGCGCTATTTTGCCAAGCGCATGACGTATGAGATGAGCTGATCATGCCTCCTGTTCGTTTGCGAAAGAAGAATTCGTGGGTGTCCGCCACGTTGACCTACGCGTTGTTGTTGGCCGGCGCTTTGCTCACCGTTTTGCCGTTGGTTTTTTCGATCACGACGTCGTTGCGTACCGAGCGCGATCTCGTCCAGGGCGGTGCGCTGTCTCTGCCGCGCGAGCTGACGGTCGACAATTATGTTCGCCTCTTTACCGACCATGATTTCATTGTGCCGCTGGCGGTGACGCTTCAGGTGGTTGTGGTGATGGTGGCCGGACAGTTCTTCGCCTCGGTGCTGGCGGCGTATGCATTTGCTCGCTTGAATTTTCCGGGGCGCGAGTTGCTGTTTTGGGCTTACGTGTCGACGATGATGATTCCGGCGATTGTGACGATGATTCCGTTGTTTACGATGATGAGCCAGTGGGGGCTACGCAATACGTTTGCGGGTATTGTGTTGCCGTTTATGCTGGGCTCTCCCTATGCGATCTTCTTGTTGCGGCAGAATTTTAAGGCGCTCCCGCAGGAGATTCTGGACGCCGCCGAGTTGGACGGCGCGGGTTTTTGGCGTCAGTTGTGGTCGATTGTGCTGCCGATGAATCGCCCGATTCTGGTCACGTTGCTGCTGATCACGGTGGTCTCCCAGTGGAATAGCTTCCTGTGGCCCTCGATTGTCTCCCCACGGCGGGAGTGGAATGTGTTGACGGTTGCCACGGCTGGTTTGCAGTCGCAGTACGCGGCGAATTGGACGCTGGTGATGGCCGCGACGACGCTGTCAATTTTGCCCTTGCTGGTGCTCTTCGTGGTGTTCAATAAGCAGATTGTACGCTCGATTGGGATTTCGGCGTTGAAGTAGAACGACGCCGTTTCGCGTTGTG includes these proteins:
- a CDS encoding carbohydrate ABC transporter permease produces the protein MPPVRLRKKNSWVSATLTYALLLAGALLTVLPLVFSITTSLRTERDLVQGGALSLPRELTVDNYVRLFTDHDFIVPLAVTLQVVVVMVAGQFFASVLAAYAFARLNFPGRELLFWAYVSTMMIPAIVTMIPLFTMMSQWGLRNTFAGIVLPFMLGSPYAIFLLRQNFKALPQEILDAAELDGAGFWRQLWSIVLPMNRPILVTLLLITVVSQWNSFLWPSIVSPRREWNVLTVATAGLQSQYAANWTLVMAATTLSILPLLVLFVVFNKQIVRSIGISALK
- a CDS encoding SprT-like domain-containing protein; the protein is MDLAAARRLARTLMDGHGLTTWHLSIDRAKRRAGYANHSRKTISLSRPLIELYSPEQVRLLVLHEVAHAIVGPTHGHDEIWREACVRIGGDGRTSVNPRWPNVDALWVGVCPNGHRLNRHRLVRRASTCRRCSPTYDERYLMTWTNQRTGEVFR
- a CDS encoding carbohydrate ABC transporter permease — translated: MSEEPENARPAQQPAREPRQPAQAPRLPAQPPRPPARAHRVAPAGQSPRRGKRSARRRREAATAFTMLIPSLIGVGFFLMVPVVVVVVISFLKWNLISDPTFVGLANYETMFSSPGFWNSVRATLIFSLIAIPGAIALGLLIAVGLNRKLPGSGVLQIMYVIPWVAAPLALGIVWSWLLAPSGLINEVLGTRVAWLADERTALPVVAFVYVWQNIGYISLFFLAALQSIPRDIYEAAALDGAGSVRTLWSITLPLIRPTTFFVMVTSFISSFQVFDLVYGLTDGNPGYPGGTTDVIAARIYTAAFASPRIGEAAAMAVFLTILIVLVTMVQQRYFAKRMTYEMS